A section of the Triticum dicoccoides isolate Atlit2015 ecotype Zavitan chromosome 7A, WEW_v2.0, whole genome shotgun sequence genome encodes:
- the LOC119332078 gene encoding uncharacterized protein LOC119332078 → METPFPSADGDRTFGGAPQPAASSAPFPSSRPRRRQALCRERRRPDLAVSALSAPRPRHGRASLLPEPHDLAPSSCCVAIHQVRRPAKSLEPAVASEPCCYISLPSRRSSLPVDSLCFLPLNLL, encoded by the exons ATGGAGACGCCGTTCCCGTCTGCCGATGGCGACCGAACCTTCG GAGGAGCCCCGCAGCCAGCGGCCTCATCTGCGCCATTCCCATCATCGAGACCCCGCCGCCGCCAAGCTCTTTGCCGGGAGCGGCGCCGCCCGGATCTGGCCGTCTCCGCGCTGTCTGCACCCCGGCCTCGCCATGGTCGCGCCTCCCTGCTGCCAGAGCCCCACGACCTCGCACCGAGCTCCTGCTGCGTCGCCATCCATCAAGTCCGCCGCCCCGCCAAGTCGTTGGAGCCCGCCGTGGCGTCCGAACCCTGCTGCTACATCTCACTGCCGTCCCGCCGGAGTTCCCTGCCCGTCGACTCTCTATGCTTCCTTCCCCTGAACCTTCTCTaa